The genomic window CGTCGACGTCCCGTCGTGGCTGTCGGCGCTGGTGTTCCTCGGCCTCGCCGTCGCCGTCACGATGGCGACCGCGTCGCCGGGCGTCGCCCTGCTCGCGCACTTCACCGGCCTGTTGCTCGGTCTGGTGGCCGGACGCGCTCGAGTCCTGCACGTCGGCTCGCCGTCGCAGTCGGGGCCCGCGAGGCTCTGAGGCGATCACCGCTCGAGCGCGCCTCGCGGAGCCGAGCGAAAAGGTATTTTCCCGACCTGTTCGAACGAAACGTATGGCACCGACTCAGGTTCAGCGGGCGGTCGACGTCGCCGAGCGAGAGCTCACCCTCTCGTGGGCGACCGTCGCCGCTGTCGTCCTCCTCTTCGCGGGTCGACTGCTCCTCGAGGGCACCGCCTCGCTCACCCAGACCGTGTCCCTCGTGGCCTACGCCGCCGTCGTGACCGCGAGCGCGTTCGTCCGCGTCCGTCGGTGGGCCGGGATCTGGTTCCTCTGGGCGGCCTTCGTCCTCCACTTCGCGCTGACGTTCTCGGCGGCCGGGATGGGATCCATCTCCCTCGTGCTCCTGCTGGTCGCCGGCGTGTTAGTGGCACTAGGGGTGCAGGACGTGCGCGGGGAGCTCGAGCGATGACCCCGATCCGGTGTCGACCGGCGGGAACGCTCGGGACGACTCGAGCGTGTGGACGGCTGTCGCGCCGCTCCCGAAACACAAGCTACAAATAGAAACCCCGGTTAGGAACGTGCGAGGGCTCGTAGATCAGTGGCAGATCGCTTCCTTCGCAAGGAAGAGGCCCCGGGTTCAAATCCCGGCGAGTCCATCAAGATTTTGTAACGTTTCGAGTTATCCGGTTAGTCGCTGCTGTAGCGACTGACTCCGCATTATGCAGTTGCGTTTCGTGCGTAGAAACCACCCCTGAAAATCGAGTGATTGCCGGTGCGGGATTCGCCTCCGCGCTGGCTGGCGATTTCATCGAAGGAAACCGGGGGTGGTCAGCGTGACGATCGCGCCGTGGCCGTCGACTGGCACTGAGTCGACGTGTGAGCACTGCGGCGAACACGTCTCGGCTCAGTTCTGCCGGGTCTACGGTGATAACCGCGACCGAGTCCATCGCTGTCCCGAGTGCGATACCTACTGCCGGCTGACCCGCGGGTCCGCTGCTGGGATCGACGTCGCGATCCCAGACCCGGAGACGTCGCCCGGTCGTCACGGGGGTGAACCCGATGTCTGAGGAGTTCGTCTCGGCAAGCGAACTCTACGACGTCGAGAGTCGGACGCCCATAGTCCATCCGGCCCATCAAGCGACCGACGCTGACGTTCGGCGCGCGCTCGAGAACCGGGAAATCCGTGCCGACGGCGGTAACGCCTCGAGCGTTAATTGTCGAGCGTTAATTGTCGTTCTCGTCGTCGGAATCCGAGTCGTTCTCTGCGTTCTCTTCATCGCCATCGGCACCCGGACCGAGCCCAGGTTCTGGTTCTTCATCTATCTCCTCTTTCGCAGCGTCAAGGCCTTCTTCATCGGAATTCTCTGAATTCGAATTATCGGCCATCGTCCCAGCTAGGGGGAGTCGAATACAAAACGGTCTCCCCTGTTATTTTTGGGGAGACTCCGCTGTATGAGTATTCAGTAAACGCGGCTACTGAACGCGAGCGGGGTGACCGATGAGCCGCTCGAGTCAGTCTCGACTCGCTGCCTCGAGACAGGCTGGCGATCGGCGGGCGAAGACCGCAGCGAGGAGTACGTTCAGTTCAGTTGGGCTCGCGTCTTCGGCCCCGACGAGATTCTGGAGGGATCGCGATGAGCGTCGATCGTGACGGTCGCGACCGACGGCGACGGTCGGCGGTCTCGCCGACCAGTTGGGCAAGCATCCCGCGACGATCTACCGGGCGATCGAAGACCTCGGCGACGTCCTCGAGCTCGACCAGGGCGACGTCTCGTTTCGGGCCCGGAAGTATCGTGAGGAGTTGCGCGCGCTCGTCGAGTCGGCCGAGCACGCGATCGAGAGCTACGCCGATCGGATGCAACACCTCGTGGGTCTGGCCGATCACGTCGCCGAGTCGTCGCCGTTCCAGAAGTGGCTTGCCGAGAACGGCGCCGACCTCGAGTTCGACGACCAGGGCGAACCCCGTCGGATGCGAATCGATACGATTCTCTCGCGGCTGAAGGCCGATAGTTTCGAGAACGTCGGTACGATCGCCGCCGAGGCCCTCGAGAAGTGGTCGAAGTCGGGGAACGACCCGACAATTCTCCGCGGCGCCGAGTTGACCTGGAAGACTCCCGGCGGCGGAACAGAGACAGGATTCGTCGGCGCCGTCGCCGATCGATGAATCGGCCAGAGTAGTGGCAACACTACCCCGTTACTTCATTTAGACAACCACAGTTTCGTTAGCAGCTGATTTTCGCAAGTTCCGTTGTATTCGTCCCCTCGAGAGCGGGGTCTGCACCGTGATCGCACCGCAGCGCCTGCAGGGTCGTTTCGCGCTGCGCGCGAAAGCCCCCTTGGCGGGTGTCCCCAAGGGGACAGCGCCAAAAAATTACAGCGCCCCGCCCCCGCTTCCGCATGCGGAGCCCCAGTTGATCCAGACGAAACACACCCTCTGTAACTCGACGCACGTCAATCTTAATTTTGTACACATGCAAAGTTACCTATGAGCAAGCCGTTAGAGATCAAAGACTACCCTCTACCGATACATATTAAGTGGAATAGTCAGGATCGTCCGGTTAGGATCTTATTCATAGATGGTTTATTTGACATTATAAAACCGATTTATGACATAATAAAACCAGTGTCTGAAGTTATGACTGTAAAAGAACAACCAGAGGCTGTAGAGAATGTTATAGAGTTGATTAGGGGGCTGACAGTAGAGTATGGGGCATTCGGCTGGGTATTTGCCATATGCGTTCTGGAACTAGTACTCTTAGCTGCGGAGAAATTGGTATCTATTGGGAAATTCACGTATGAGAAGACAGGATTTGGTATGAATTTCGGCCAGTATTTCGGAGCCAGTGGTTACGTTTTGCTGGAGTATCCCGTTGTTGAGTGATTTCAAGACCAGTCTGTCTTGCTTTCTTTATCTGGTTTTGTTTCCCCTCCGGTTGCACGTCCACAAATCCGGTTCCCCGAATATGCACACGAGTCGCGAAACCCCGTGTGCATATCGAACGATGATCGCCCCACGACCCCAGCGACAACTCGGATAGAGTGACGGGACATCCCCATTTCGTGGGCTATGGGCTGCTCGAGATAGGCGAAAAAACGAGGATTCGACGGTCTGTGTGTACGAGTATGCGAATCCGAACCAGTGAAGAGTATGCGTACCGGAACGACGCAATCGAGCGAGCAGCGGACTTCTACGGCTGTAACAAGACGAAAGCCGTCGTCTCAGCCTGTGATGATGTACCAAAACTGGTTGCGGCAGCGTGGACCGTCCTCGAGCGCGATGACCTCACTCACGAGCAGCGCACGGAGATCGCTGAAACACTATCGACGAGAGCGACGACCTTCGAAGTAGGACAGTCCGTAGACGTTGATCGAGATTAGAAACAGCAGATAGGAGCACAGTTTTTTATTCAGAACTGCTCGCGAAACTCGCGGTAAGTACAGAGCAAGTAGTGTGCGACCTTTTCAATGAAATAGAGGATTCCGGTACGTTGTTCGGTGATCTCGTCCGAATTTGCCCGACCCGGGATCCCCTCACTCAGACGGTTCGTTCACGCTGGTCGATTCGTCGACGCCGGCCTTCCGGCGCAGCCACTCGAGGCCGAGCGCCCCGCCGAGAAGTCCGCCACCGGCCGTGAAGCCGGGCACGTTGTCGGCATCACTGTTGTTCCCGGCGTCCGTCTCGTTTCCAGCGTCCGTCTCGTTTCCAGCGTCCCCATCTCCGGCGGTTCCGTTCCCGCTATCGCCGTCGTCGACGGACTTTCCGTCGTCGGCAGCCGGATCGTCGTCCGGACAGGGGCACTCGTCTTCGTCGTCGCTGTCGTCTTCCCCCGCGTCGCTGTCGTCCTCGCCGTCCTGCTGCTCGTCTCCCTCGTCGGACCCGCCTTCGTCGTCGGACCCGTCTTGCTCGTCAGATCCGTCTCCCTCGTCGTTTCCGCCGTCCGTGTCGTCGTTCTCGCCACTCTCGTCGGGCTGGTCGTCCGTGTCGGTTTCTTCACGAAGCGCGACGAGTTCGCCGTCGTGATCGACGTAGATGGTCTCGCCGCTGATCGCACGAATGTGTCCGACCGGTGCGTCGTCTTTCGAGAGCGTCCACTTCTCTCTCCCGTCGCGTTTGTCGAGCGCGACGAGTTTCTGATCGTAATCCCGGTCTCCGTAATTGTGGCCATCTACCTCAAAATAGACGTAGACGGTCTCGCCGCTGATAACGGCCTGCCCGTAGGTGTACGTAACGTCGAGCTCCCAATCGTACTCGTCGCCGTGGATCGAAGTACTGTCGTAGCCGTAATCGTGTGCTGAAAGCACGGATTCATTGCCGAGCGTCCCTATGGAATAGGGCCCGACCAGACCCAACCCACTGCCGGTTTGTGCATCGTAGAAGGGGAGTTCCTCCCCCGGAAGCTCGGCGAGAACCGCCGTCTCAGTCGCGTAGATGGCATCTCCTCCTGTCCAGTGCGATGTCTGCCAGATGGTCTCTCCGGTCGCGGGATCGAAGGCGAGAACGCCGTCCTGCGTTTCGGCGTAGACGACGCCGTTCATCGCGGCGGTTCCGGGGGTGAATTCGGACTCCTGTTCGTCACCGTCGCTCGACTCGACGACAGCCGTGTCTTTCTGCCATCGGACCGATCCGTCGTCGGCCTCGAGGGCATACAGGATGCCGTCGACGACGACGAAGACGCCGTCGTACGCCACCGTGTGGCTACTCGTCCTCTCCCCGGGGTCGAGGTCGCTCTCCCAGCGGACGCTACCGTCTTCTCGATCGAGCGCCACGATATCGCCGCCGTTGAGGTATACCATCTCGCCGGCTACCGCGGGGTCACCCGCGTCGACGTCGGCGTTCTCCCAGAGGCGCGTTCCGTCCGCCGCGTCGAGGGCGACGACACCGTCCGCGGTCGTCGTGTACACGGTGTCGTCGGCGACCGCGACGGAGCCGTCGTGGTCGACGGTCCAGGCGGCCTCGAGCGACTCGCCGTCGAACTCGTAGCCGTCTTCGATGAATCGCGCGTGACCGGCGTCACCGCGGTAGGACGCCCAGTCCTCGTCCAGGTCCGGATTCGGATCCAGGTCCGGGTCCGGGAGGTCGTCGACATCAGCCTCGGCGGCTCCGGCCCCTACCGAAGCGAGTCCGGTCCCAATCGACAGCGCTGCCCCACTCGCCAGCACAGATCGTCGTTTCCACATAACGACACGACGTACGAATATCGGTCATATTCCTATCCATCAATTAACGGTATTTCTTAGCTATGCAATTGTTTCAAACTGTTCAGGACGCATCTGTAGTTACCAAATCGGGCGTTTCAGTTTCGTCTCTAGTTCTGAATAAAGAAATTGTATTATCAACCATTATGGAATGTCGCCGATAGAAATCTTCGCCTGCTCCGTGCCGCGGTGATCGCCGCCGACGTGCCACCGGAGCAGCGGGAGACTCGAGGCCGTGCACATCTTGTCCGTGACAATCGTGCAATCAGAGCGCCCATGGGGCCGGTAGACGACGAAACAGTACCAGCCGTCCGCTCGCCGGAGTTTCTCGTGATACTCGCGATAGACCTTGAAGTTCCCCGGCTGGCCGTCGCTGTGCTCGAGCATCGTCGATTTAATCTCGACCGGCGTCCCGTTGTTGAATCTGGCGTCGTGCCAACTGGCCCGCTCGAGTTCGAACCGTCGCTTCTAGCCGAGTCGACTCGAAAGACTCCCGACGAGACTGAAACCGGATTCCGCGGCGCCGACCGCTGAATCGCCTTCGAGTAGCGGTGACAGACATCCGCTCTTTCGCTGGTTCCGACACGTTTAGTTAACTATCAGGGGTCATAAATAAGTTCCAACGGTCACTACCATTGGCAAGTACATTTAACACTCGGAATATGGTAGCCTCGACTGAGGGAATACCGGAGTGGGGGACTCAAAAACCGATCAAGTGACCAGAGATGTCGATTTGATCTTCGAATGGCGACGGCTCTGTCACGCCTGCGGTCAGCAGAAGCGCTTCAACAGACTGATCTGCGACGATTGTCGGGACCGCCATGACGTGTAGTCTACTCACCCACGTAGTCGATCAGTCCCATCTGTTGCCGTTGTACGCAGTTCGGACACCGCCCGGGACCAGCGATTTGTGCAAATTTCCGCTCACCGCAATCGGCACACCTTCCGTCAGGATATCGAACCATACACTATTGAGACAATAATTACACCATAGGTCTTCTGGCTACGCGACGATGGCCAGATCCGGTTTTCGCGTCCAGTACCAGTCCTGCGGCGCCAACGTGGCTCAGCGGTGAGTCGTCGCCGCTGTACTCGAGCGCGTCATCTCACGAACCCTGAATATTCAAAACCGCTCGCCGAGCTGACTTCAGTCCCTCGTGCGCGGCAACCCTGCGACTGTACGTCCGGCGCTCAGTTCGTGAACCGAGGCCCTCGCAGCCATCGCGAACACGCTTCGAGCGTACCCGCCTCGAGAACGAGTGCCCTCGTTACTCGAGCCGCGAATCGACCCTCACTCGTCGGTTCGCGTCGCGAGCCACTGCTCGAGACGTTTCATCACGGCCGCGGCCACGACCTCGCCGATCCGCTCGGGCGCGTCGCTCAGGTCCCAGACGTACTCGCCGTCGCGGGTGACGGTCACCCACTCGACGTAGTCACCGCGGTCGAGTTCGAGCAGGAGGTCCTCGAGGACGCTCGTCTCGAGCCGACAGTCGAGGGCGTCTTCGACGCGACCGGCGAGCTGTGACGTGGTCGCGAGGACTCGACCCTCGCTCGCGGGGACGGGTCGGTCGGGAGTCGACGGGGTGGGGGGTTGGGTGGGCATGGTCGACCGACCGGTAGGAAGTCGAGTCATATTAATTCCGGTGGTACTCTCGGGCCAGTGACTATCTGTCGGAGCGATCCGAGTCGCCTGGAAGACCTGAACGCGGCCGATTCGATAGTTCCGGGCACCGATCACAGGGTCTCCATGAGAATCGGTTTCGGCCCAGTGGCGGACTCGTACGGAAAGGACAGCGTCACGACCGTGCCGCCGTCGGGTCGGTCGGCGAACCGCAGATCGCCGCCGGCGTTCTGGACGATCCAGTTGACGAGCCACAGCCCCAGTCCGGAGCCGTGCTCGAGTTGCGTTTCCGCGCCGTCGAGGACGGCCCGCCGCTCGGTTTCGGGAATGCCGTCGCCGTCGTCGGCGACCGTGAACTCGAGTCGGGTGTCGTCGCCGTAGTCGACGGTTCGGACCGCGACTTCGACGGTCGGTTCGTCGTCCGCGGCGTCCCCGTCGGCTGCCGAGTGGTGTTCGACGGCGTTATCGACGAGTTCGTTCAGGGCGTCGACGACGCTGCCGTCGACGGTCGGCGTGGTCGCCGTCGCCCCCGACTCGTCGGTCCGAGACGCGATCCGCGCGTCGGGATAAGCCGCTCGCGCGCGGTCGACGACCGATCGAACCGCCGCCGTGGCGTCGATCAGATCGGCGTCTCCGTTTCGCTCGAGCGTTCGCTCGACGCCGCGGGCCTTGTCGGCCGTCTCGATCAGGTCGGTGGTCTCCTCGCGGATCGGCCTGACGTGCTCGCGCTCGAGCGACGGCGCCTTCTCGCTGATGAGGCCGGCGTGGCCCTCGATGACGGTCGCGGCGTTCCGGAGGTTGTGCCGGAGGACGCGGTTGAGCACCTGAATCCGTTGCTCCCGGTCTCGCTGCTCGGTGATGTCGCGAGCGACGACGACGTACCCGCGCTCGAGGGCGCTGACCGTCACGTCCTGCGGGAACGTCGTCCCGTCGGTTCGCTGGCCGATCAGCGTTCCCCGCCAGTAGTTTCGCTCGGCGAGCGCCGGTCGCACTTCGCGTTCGATCGTCGCCCGCGCGGCGTTCGCGTACCGTCCCGCCCACTCGGTTCCCTCGAGCGTCGCCGCGTCGGGAACGTCGTAGAGGGTCGCGTAGGCGTCGTTGACGTACGCGTGTTCGTCGTCGACGACGACGGCGATCCCGTCCATCGAGGCGTCGACGGCCCGCGAGAGGCGCTCGCTCTCGCGGTAGTAGTGGGCGAACTCGACGTACGTGTAGCCGAGGAGGCCACCGAACGCCATGCCGGTGCTCAACGCGCTGATCACCGGCTGGGTGAGTCCGGCGGAAAAGTTCATCCTGATCGAGAGCAGGTAGATACACCAGGCACAGAAGAGCGCGACCATCGCGCCGCAGGTGACCGAGCCGACGGTGACGATGTCCGCTCGCCGCGTCGTCTCCTCGTGGTCCCGCGTCCGAACGCCGTACCAGACGTGACCGACTCCGATTCCCGTGGGGATCCCCATTTCGAGGACGAGCAAGGCGACGGACCCGCCGAAGGTCACGACGTATGCGCCGACTATCGCGAGCAGTCCGAGTCCGACGATCGAAACCGAGTGCTCCCGAACGGACGTCGACGTGCGGCGAGCACTGGTGGGCATCGTCGGAACAGTACGTGATGGGAAGACGACGATGATAAATCAATTGGCAATTCCACCGACACCTCGGTCGGCGAGTCCGCTCGCCGGCCCCGACTTGTTTGGTGATAGAAGCCGTCTGCGATCGACATGACGACTCTCTACGCGGCGATGCGGGACCGCCTCCGCTGCTACGCGAGCGACGACGCCGACGCGGGCGGGATGAGCCACGCGAGCACTCGACTCGAGGGACACGCCATCGAGTGTCTCGCCGCCTCGCGGGCGGCCCCGGAGCGGGTCTTCGTCGGCACCTTCGAGGACGGTCTGTACCGTTCCCGCGGTCGAGACGCGGCGCCGGGCGAACGGGAGTTCGAACGCCTCGAGACCGAGTTCGTCAGCGAGGCCATCACGGCGCTGGCGGTCAGCCCGCACGATCCGAACGTGGTCTACGCCGGAACCGAACCGAGCCGCGTCTACCGCTCGCTCGACGGCGGCGACACCTGGACGCGCCTCGAGGGGCTGACCGACCTCCCGTCGGCCGACGAGTGGGCCTTCCCGCCGCGACCCCACACCCACCACGTCCGCTGGCTCGAGGTCGACCCGTTCGATCCCGACCGGCTCTACGTCGGCATCGAAGCGGGCGCGTTCGTCCTGAGTCCCGACGGCGGCGAGACGTGGCGCGAGCGCCCCGAGGGCTCGCGCCGGGACAACCACACGCTCGCGACCCACGCCGACCGCGAGGGCCGGATCTACACCGCCGCCGGCGACGGCTACGCGGTGAGCGACGACGGCGGCGACTCCTGGCGGCGCCCCCAGGACGGCCTCGAGCACACCTACTGCTGGGGGCTGGCCGTCGATCCCGCCGATCCGGACGCGGTCATCGTCTCGAGCGCCAGCGGCGCCCGGACGGCCCACACGGCCGAGCGGGCCGACTCCCACGTCTACCGTCGCGTCGGCGACGAGTCTTGGGAGCGACTCGAGGACCGGGGGCTCCCGACGGGCGAGGGCGTCGTTCGCGCCGTCTTCGAGACGACCGGCGAGGACGGGGTCGTCTACGCGCTGAACAATTGGGGACTGTTCCGCAGCGAGGACTTCGGCGACTCCTGGGCGGGGATCGATACTGATTGGGCGGTAGGCCTCGAGACGCAGGCGCCGCGCGGACTGGTCGCACTCCCCTGAGCCGTCTCAGCCGTCACTCGCCACGCTTCCGTCGCTGCGTTCTCGGACGACGGCGACCGTGACGGCGTGAACCGACGCGACGAGGGCGCTACTCAGCACGGTCCCGGCGTACGGAAGCGGAACGAGCGTGAGGAGCCACGCCGCGAGCCCGAAGGCGAGTACGAGCGCGGCGATCGACCAGCCCGAGCCGCGGGTGACACGGGCGCTTCGACGGAGCGCCGCGACCGGTCCCGCGCCGGTGACGACGAACGCGGGCGCGGCGAACAGGCGTACCATCGCGGCGAAGACCAAGACGAGCAGCGGAATCCCGAGGACCAGTCCGAGTTCCCCGAGCGAACCGAGCAGTCGCCCCGCCGCGGAGAAGAGGACGACGAGACCGAAATACGCGGGCACTCGTCGAATCGAGTGCGATTCGGTTTCCGCGTCGGCGACCCCGGCCCCCTCCTCGAGGGCTCGAGCGATCGTGATCGACCCGGCGACCGCGACGACCAGGAGGGCGACCGCTTCGAGTCCGATCCCCCACGCGAGGTAGGGGAGTTTCAGGTCGACGAGGGCCTCGAGCGAGCGCGTCGTCTCCGGGACGCCGGTCGGGTAGCCGTCGAACTCGACGCTGATCGTGAAGCCGACACTGTCGTCGAGCGACAGCGTTGGAAGCGGATCGTGTCGGCGAACCCAATCGACGATCGCGAGGAGGACGCCGGCGACGGCGAACGGCAGGAGCAGCGATGGATCGCGTCGGATCCGCGTCGCCGCCGAGAGCGGTGACGACGGCTCGTTCCTCCGGGCGGCGGTTCGGCCATCGGTACCGTCGTCGCGGCTCGAGACCGAATTTCGAATCGGATCTGACGCGTCGTTCGACGGCGATCCCGTCCCCCGATTCGCCGACCCGGATCCCGAACCCGGTTCGCCCGTCACGCCGATCCCTCCAGCGCGAGGAGCCGATCGCCGTCGACGGCGTACAGGACGCCGTCGCCGACCGCCGGCGGTGAGAACGTCCACTCCGATTCGTACGCGAACAGCTCGTCGCCCGTCTCTGCATCGAACGCGATGATTTCGGCCCCGTTCGTGACGTAGACGACGCCGTCGGCGACGACCGGCGTCGTCGGGGTGGCGAACGATACCGACCACTCCTCGTCGCCCGTCTCGAGGTCGAGCGCGTGTAGCGACTGGTTACTGTCCGCGACGAAGACCGTTCCGTCGGCGACGGCGGCGGCGCCCTCGGTCGCGTTCCCCTCGAGGTCGCGCTTCCAGCGGACGTCGCTCCCGTCGGCCTCGTACGTCGTGACGCCCGACCGCGTCAGAACGACGACAGCGCCGTCGGTCGCCGTCGGCGCGAGGACCATCTGCTCGTCGAGTTCGTCGCGCCACTCCTCGTCGCCCGTCTCGGCGTCGAACGCGCGGAGTTGGTGGGGCCAGGCAGTGACGAAAACGGTCCCGTCTCTCACTGCCGGTCGGCGCAGTGCCTCGCTGGCGATGTCGCTGTACTCGACGGTTCGTCGCCACCGTTCGCGACCGCTGTCGGCCTCGAGCGCGACGACGTCGGACGTCTCCGGAACGACGCTGTACACCGTCCCGTCGACCGTGACGGGCGGCGGGGCCTCCGTCGGACCGAAGAAATCGAATCCCGATTCACCGACCGGCGACTTCCACCGTTCGTCTCCGACCCGCCGTCCGAACAGTTTCAGGCCACCGCCGGCGTTCAGGCCGACGATCTCACCTGGCGCGGCGACCGCCAACGTATCCGTTCGGTAGATCGAGGACGGTACGTGGGCTGGGCTCGAGAACCTGTGGGCGTCACCGTAGGAGAACCGAACGTCGCCGGTCGTGGCGTCGAAAGCGACGAGTTCCTCGGTGCTGGCATATACGGTTCCGTCGGCGAGAATCGGCGGCCCCATGCCGAATCCACCCGTTCTATCGAAGGTCCCTTCCCACGCGATTCGCGGCTCGCCTTTCGGCCCCGACGCGTCGGGATTGAAGCCGGTCCCGGCGGCGTCGTAGCGCGCCATCGGCCAGTCGACCTCAGCGGATTCGGCGGCGGACGCGATGCCGATACTCGTCCGTAGCCCGTCGTCGAGAACACTTTCACTACCGGTGATTCCAACGGCGCCGACTCCGACGCCGGCGAGCAGTCGTCGTCTGGAGGGCATCGTTCGATCCGTCACGCGTCGAACGTGTAAGTACTTTCATCTCTTCGGACTGGATTCAACCCTGGTGTAGCGGACCTCGCGAGGGTCGACGGAATCGTTCGATCGCGAATCGTCCCGTCGGTCGGCAACGGTGGGGTGCTTCGAAATCCTTTTAGTCGCGACACGGGGATAGTAGGGTAACTGAGTGATATCATGGACGTCGACATCATCTCCGAAACGGAGAATCCCATGTTGCATCGAACCGACGTGACCTTCGAACTCTCCCACGAGGACGCGACGCCGGAGCGTCTGCAGGTCCGAGACAGTCTCGCGGCCAAACTGAACAAGGACGCCGACGAGGTCGTCGTCCGCAAACTCGACACGAAGTTCGGGATGCGAAAGACCGTCGGCGAGGCCAAGGTCTACGACACGGCCGACGACGCCCGCGACGTCGAGCAGGACCACATGCTCGAGCGAAACAAGATCGGCGCCGAGGACGCCGAGGCCGAGGCGGACGCCGAAGCGGAGGAAGCATAAATGCCACGACACGAACTCTACGACGACGACGGCAGCACCGAGCGCGAACAGTGCCCCCGCTGCGGGGACGCCTTCCTCGCCGACCACGGTGACCGCCAGCACTGCGGCAAGTGCGGCTACACCGAGTGGGAGTAGCGATGCGCCGAGCGGAGCGAGGGGCATCGATTACGCGCACGGGGAACGAAGTGACCCGTGGGCGATAACGCGCTCGAGCGTTCTTCCACGTCCCGCGCCGTGACCGAGAGAGCGCAGTAATCCAGACACGTGAGTTCTACCACCCGCATTCTCGGGATCGAAGGCACCGCCTGGGCGGCCAGCGCGGCGGTGTACGATTCCGCGACCGACGACGTCGTCATCGAGAGCGACGCCTACCAGCCCGACAGCGGCGGCATCCACCCCCGCGAGGCCGCCGAACACATGCACGACGCGATTCCCCGCGTCGTCGAGACCGCTCTCGAGCGCGCCCGCGAGACCCACGACGGGCCCGCCGACGCGGCCCCGGTG from Haloterrigena sp. KLK7 includes these protein-coding regions:
- a CDS encoding PQQ-binding-like beta-propeller repeat protein codes for the protein MWKRRSVLASGAALSIGTGLASVGAGAAEADVDDLPDPDLDPNPDLDEDWASYRGDAGHARFIEDGYEFDGESLEAAWTVDHDGSVAVADDTVYTTTADGVVALDAADGTRLWENADVDAGDPAVAGEMVYLNGGDIVALDREDGSVRWESDLDPGERTSSHTVAYDGVFVVVDGILYALEADDGSVRWQKDTAVVESSDGDEQESEFTPGTAAMNGVVYAETQDGVLAFDPATGETIWQTSHWTGGDAIYATETAVLAELPGEELPFYDAQTGSGLGLVGPYSIGTLGNESVLSAHDYGYDSTSIHGDEYDWELDVTYTYGQAVISGETVYVYFEVDGHNYGDRDYDQKLVALDKRDGREKWTLSKDDAPVGHIRAISGETIYVDHDGELVALREETDTDDQPDESGENDDTDGGNDEGDGSDEQDGSDDEGGSDEGDEQQDGEDDSDAGEDDSDDEDECPCPDDDPAADDGKSVDDGDSGNGTAGDGDAGNETDAGNETDAGNNSDADNVPGFTAGGGLLGGALGLEWLRRKAGVDESTSVNEPSE
- a CDS encoding ATP-binding protein, with the protein product MPTSARRTSTSVREHSVSIVGLGLLAIVGAYVVTFGGSVALLVLEMGIPTGIGVGHVWYGVRTRDHEETTRRADIVTVGSVTCGAMVALFCAWCIYLLSIRMNFSAGLTQPVISALSTGMAFGGLLGYTYVEFAHYYRESERLSRAVDASMDGIAVVVDDEHAYVNDAYATLYDVPDAATLEGTEWAGRYANAARATIEREVRPALAERNYWRGTLIGQRTDGTTFPQDVTVSALERGYVVVARDITEQRDREQRIQVLNRVLRHNLRNAATVIEGHAGLISEKAPSLEREHVRPIREETTDLIETADKARGVERTLERNGDADLIDATAAVRSVVDRARAAYPDARIASRTDESGATATTPTVDGSVVDALNELVDNAVEHHSAADGDAADDEPTVEVAVRTVDYGDDTRLEFTVADDGDGIPETERRAVLDGAETQLEHGSGLGLWLVNWIVQNAGGDLRFADRPDGGTVVTLSFPYESATGPKPILMETL
- a CDS encoding PQQ-binding-like beta-propeller repeat protein, with translation MPSRRRLLAGVGVGAVGITGSESVLDDGLRTSIGIASAAESAEVDWPMARYDAAGTGFNPDASGPKGEPRIAWEGTFDRTGGFGMGPPILADGTVYASTEELVAFDATTGDVRFSYGDAHRFSSPAHVPSSIYRTDTLAVAAPGEIVGLNAGGGLKLFGRRVGDERWKSPVGESGFDFFGPTEAPPPVTVDGTVYSVVPETSDVVALEADSGRERWRRTVEYSDIASEALRRPAVRDGTVFVTAWPHQLRAFDAETGDEEWRDELDEQMVLAPTATDGAVVVLTRSGVTTYEADGSDVRWKRDLEGNATEGAAAVADGTVFVADSNQSLHALDLETGDEEWSVSFATPTTPVVADGVVYVTNGAEIIAFDAETGDELFAYESEWTFSPPAVGDGVLYAVDGDRLLALEGSA
- a CDS encoding 30S ribosomal protein S24e, coding for MDVDIISETENPMLHRTDVTFELSHEDATPERLQVRDSLAAKLNKDADEVVVRKLDTKFGMRKTVGEAKVYDTADDARDVEQDHMLERNKIGAEDAEAEADAEAEEA
- a CDS encoding 30S ribosomal protein S27ae, with the protein product MPRHELYDDDGSTEREQCPRCGDAFLADHGDRQHCGKCGYTEWE